One window of Desulfobacterales bacterium genomic DNA carries:
- the yihA gene encoding ribosome biogenesis GTP-binding protein YihA/YsxC translates to MIIKSAEFVTSAVKPSQYPPADIPEIAFAGRSNVGKSSLINTLVNRKRLVKTSTTPGRTQLVNFFMVNGAFAFVDLPGYGYARVPVSIKKTWGPMIETYLKDRENLKGVVLLIDIRRVPRQEEKTFMDWLSHYNIPPVLVLTKADKLSKSKQAQQRVVIAETLGVDTNGLIPFSTKTRMGRTAAWEAIEGLL, encoded by the coding sequence ATGATTATCAAATCAGCCGAATTTGTCACCAGCGCTGTCAAGCCGTCCCAGTATCCGCCGGCGGACATACCGGAGATTGCTTTTGCCGGCCGTTCGAATGTGGGCAAATCGTCTCTGATCAATACCCTCGTCAACCGCAAGCGGCTGGTAAAGACCAGCACCACCCCCGGCCGCACCCAACTGGTCAATTTTTTCATGGTTAACGGGGCTTTTGCATTTGTGGACCTGCCGGGTTACGGGTATGCCAGGGTTCCGGTGTCTATAAAAAAAACCTGGGGCCCCATGATAGAAACCTATCTGAAGGACCGTGAAAACTTAAAAGGGGTGGTTTTGCTGATTGATATCCGCCGCGTACCGCGACAGGAAGAAAAGACGTTCATGGACTGGCTGAGCCATTATAACATCCCGCCTGTTCTGGTGCTGACCAAGGCCGACAAACTCTCTAAATCCAAGCAGGCCCAGCAAAGGGTTGTGATTGCAGAAACCCTTGGCGTTGATACAAACGGCCTGATTCCATTTTCCACGAAAACGCGCATGGGGCGCACGGCTGCCTGGGAGGCCATTGAAGGATTGCTGTGA